In the Flavobacterium pallidum genome, one interval contains:
- a CDS encoding YCF48-related protein — protein sequence MKINAYLIIFLLCPVLSFSQWALQDPLPQDSRLRDVFFSDAMTGYCVGDNGTIIKTTNAGSSWIVLQSGTTQTLNTVFFIDGDTGYIGSNGFILKTTDGGNTWTTFTFGATLGTNILSLFFTDTNTGYAGGSYGKLYKTTDGGQNWNLLPKFPLPVLFTVCHDIYFKDANTGFIAGASDPAEAGKKIILMTTDGGLNWTISYLNNSYVDSFNSMSFPDANTGYAVGRSWGINDINLIKTTDGGVSWFQLPRIPGYLKSIFFTDALNGYAAGSETFGEYDGKIMETTDGGLTWTTTNFSPQLYGLFFTDTHGYAVGDDGTILNTAIDGLAVDTFQNHQISLFPNPAHDYVSLKSENPEQATVRVFDAMGREIPVGKSWSNDTLTLDLQLLNQGFYIVEVINEKRISTAKLIVQ from the coding sequence ATGAAGATAAACGCATACTTGATTATTTTTTTACTCTGCCCTGTATTGTCTTTTTCTCAATGGGCACTACAAGATCCTCTGCCACAGGACAGCAGACTCAGGGATGTCTTTTTCAGCGATGCCATGACAGGTTATTGTGTGGGCGATAACGGCACCATCATCAAAACCACTAATGCGGGAAGCAGCTGGATCGTTTTACAAAGCGGCACAACGCAAACTCTCAATACAGTTTTTTTTATTGATGGAGATACGGGATATATTGGAAGTAACGGCTTTATATTAAAAACAACAGATGGTGGTAATACATGGACCACTTTTACATTCGGGGCAACTTTAGGCACGAATATTTTGTCATTATTTTTCACAGATACCAACACAGGATATGCTGGCGGATCATATGGAAAATTATACAAAACCACAGATGGTGGACAAAACTGGAACCTGCTCCCAAAGTTTCCCTTGCCTGTACTTTTTACTGTTTGCCATGATATATATTTCAAAGATGCCAATACCGGATTTATCGCTGGCGCATCAGATCCTGCTGAAGCGGGTAAAAAGATTATCCTCATGACCACAGACGGAGGTCTTAACTGGACAATAAGTTACCTTAACAATAGTTATGTTGACAGTTTCAACTCGATGAGCTTTCCCGATGCTAATACAGGTTATGCAGTGGGAAGGTCATGGGGTATTAATGATATTAACCTGATAAAGACCACTGATGGCGGTGTTTCCTGGTTTCAATTGCCACGTATCCCGGGTTATCTGAAATCCATTTTTTTTACCGATGCATTGAATGGCTATGCCGCAGGAAGTGAAACTTTTGGCGAATATGATGGGAAAATTATGGAAACTACTGATGGTGGACTCACATGGACAACCACGAACTTTTCACCACAACTGTATGGACTGTTTTTTACTGATACTCATGGTTATGCCGTAGGAGATGATGGAACAATCCTGAATACTGCTATTGACGGACTTGCTGTTGATACTTTCCAAAACCATCAAATATCATTGTTCCCTAATCCCGCCCACGACTATGTATCACTTAAATCGGAAAACCCGGAGCAGGCTACAGTAAGGGTTTTTGATGCCATGGGGAGAGAAATTCCTGTAGGGAAAAGTTGGAGCAACGACACTTTGACACTTGATTTACAGTTACTCAACCAAGGATTTTATATAGTTGAAGTTATCAATGAAAAAAGAATCTCAACAGCAAAACTCATTGTGCAATAA
- a CDS encoding non-canonical purine NTP diphosphatase, producing the protein MQIVFASANKNKIAEIRNMLPKSIILLGLEDIGCFEEIPETADTIEGNAILKADYITGKYGYDCFADDSGLEVDALHGAPGVYSARYAGEQKNAVDNMHKLLEALSEEEDRNAHFKTVLALNLNGEKHLFTGILNGKITDGMRGDNGFGYDPVFQPEGYDRNLAEFSMEEKAAISHRGIAVKQLINFLNPQ; encoded by the coding sequence ATGCAAATTGTCTTCGCGTCCGCAAATAAAAATAAAATCGCTGAAATCCGCAACATGCTTCCTAAAAGCATTATATTATTAGGTCTTGAAGACATCGGTTGTTTTGAAGAAATCCCGGAAACGGCTGATACCATTGAAGGCAATGCGATCCTCAAAGCCGATTATATTACCGGAAAATACGGCTACGATTGCTTCGCCGACGATTCGGGGTTGGAAGTCGATGCCCTTCATGGCGCTCCGGGTGTATATTCCGCGCGGTATGCCGGCGAACAAAAAAATGCTGTCGACAATATGCACAAATTACTTGAAGCTTTGTCGGAGGAAGAAGACCGCAATGCCCATTTCAAAACCGTACTCGCGCTGAATTTAAACGGTGAAAAACACTTGTTTACAGGCATCCTGAATGGCAAGATTACCGATGGGATGCGCGGTGATAACGGCTTCGGTTATGATCCTGTCTTCCAGCCGGAAGGATATGACCGCAACCTTGCGGAATTTTCAATGGAGGAAAAAGCAGCTATAAGCCATCGGGGTATTGCGGTAAAACAACTTATTAATTTTTTAAATCCTCAATAA
- a CDS encoding DUF4861 family protein, which translates to MPKYLLLLILLGFKIHAQPLKVVVKNPLGFDRNDVTAISREQLEFWLKAHDKRNFRIKMEGTEAYLPVQWTDYDQDGKYDAVLFQANVPANATVNYYIVPDSLKRKSQSQRAAYAQFSPERGEGLAWENDKVAFCIYGKSGKKSSNAAAFSSGVDLWLKKVEYSIIENWYAKSKKQPGYYHEDHGEGYDGYDLGDGRGVGGSGLFVKDSLHIPDGFSSYKIWENGPLRVTFEVKYKRWSRFWVEETKIISLDMGSNFSKFEVYFTANTKAPDYSVGISLHDNKGKARLEKEVGWARYWEPIDDSYLGEAIIMEPKIIADMVTYTDAEHDRNHLFVVTKPRDQLTYYTGFSWLKSGQVKNVEGWDILVQQQILKLNNPLEVSVLGN; encoded by the coding sequence GTGCCAAAATACTTACTCCTTCTTATTTTATTGGGATTTAAAATCCATGCGCAACCGCTGAAAGTCGTCGTCAAAAATCCACTTGGCTTTGACCGGAACGATGTTACGGCCATCTCTCGCGAGCAATTGGAATTTTGGTTAAAAGCCCACGATAAGCGGAATTTCCGCATCAAGATGGAAGGCACTGAGGCATATCTTCCGGTGCAATGGACTGATTATGACCAGGACGGAAAATATGACGCGGTATTGTTCCAGGCGAATGTTCCCGCGAATGCCACAGTGAATTACTATATCGTTCCCGACAGCCTGAAAAGGAAATCCCAGTCGCAACGCGCGGCTTATGCGCAATTTTCTCCCGAACGCGGTGAAGGCCTGGCCTGGGAAAATGACAAAGTGGCGTTTTGCATTTATGGAAAAAGCGGAAAAAAAAGCTCCAATGCGGCAGCTTTTTCAAGTGGTGTGGATCTCTGGTTAAAAAAGGTAGAATATTCGATTATTGAGAATTGGTATGCGAAAAGTAAAAAGCAGCCGGGATATTACCACGAGGACCATGGTGAAGGTTATGATGGTTACGACCTGGGCGACGGGCGTGGTGTGGGGGGAAGCGGACTTTTTGTAAAAGACAGCCTTCATATTCCGGACGGTTTCAGCAGTTATAAGATATGGGAAAACGGGCCATTGCGTGTCACATTCGAAGTGAAATATAAGAGATGGAGCCGGTTTTGGGTGGAAGAAACCAAAATCATTTCGCTCGATATGGGTTCGAATTTTTCAAAATTTGAAGTTTATTTTACGGCCAATACCAAAGCTCCGGATTATTCCGTCGGCATCAGCCTGCATGACAATAAAGGCAAAGCAAGGCTTGAAAAGGAAGTGGGCTGGGCACGATATTGGGAACCTATCGATGATTCTTATCTGGGCGAGGCGATTATCATGGAACCCAAAATCATCGCCGATATGGTGACATACACTGATGCCGAACACGATAGAAATCATTTGTTTGTAGTAACCAAACCACGCGATCAACTCACCTATTATACAGGCTTTTCATGGCTCAAAAGCGGCCAGGTCAAAAATGTCGAAGGCTGGGATATCCTGGTGCAGCAGCAAATACTGAAATTGAATAATCCTCTGGAAGTAAGCGTCCTGGGAAATTAA
- a CDS encoding GNAT family N-acetyltransferase, whose translation MTFDTIDTPRLQLRLLTPEVFQYIYQHFTDPELMVFLGLDSEEKLAVEKEKFSKGLSTHNKSFRYFNILEKNEGKIIGWCGFHTWYMDHARAEVGYGLYDDAYKKQGIMTEALNYVIQYGFDEMQLHRIEALTATYNIASIKLLENSGFTTEGVLREHYLIDGKWEDSVVFSLLKNEIKGYELK comes from the coding sequence ATGACATTTGATACCATCGATACGCCAAGACTGCAATTGCGGTTGCTGACCCCGGAAGTGTTCCAATATATTTACCAGCATTTCACTGATCCCGAATTGATGGTGTTCCTGGGATTGGATTCCGAAGAAAAACTGGCAGTCGAAAAAGAAAAATTCAGCAAGGGTTTATCGACACACAACAAATCTTTCCGCTACTTTAATATCCTGGAGAAAAACGAAGGCAAAATCATCGGTTGGTGCGGTTTTCATACCTGGTATATGGACCATGCGCGTGCTGAAGTGGGTTACGGACTTTACGATGATGCTTATAAAAAGCAAGGCATAATGACCGAAGCGCTCAATTATGTCATTCAATATGGTTTCGATGAAATGCAATTGCACCGGATCGAGGCACTCACTGCAACTTATAATATCGCTTCTATAAAACTGCTTGAGAATTCAGGCTTTACAACAGAAGGCGTATTGCGCGAACATTACCTTATTGATGGCAAATGGGAAGATTCGGTGGTGTTTTCGCTGTTGAAAAATGAGATTAAAGGATATGAATTAAAGTAG
- a CDS encoding bestrophin family protein produces MISYNTKEWFTFIFRFHKADTFRKLLPIMLAIGAYAALLGYLEVEYFHLSEKNYIRKITIMHGMLGFVISLLLVFRTNTAYDRWWEGRKMWGALVNNSRNLALKVAAISNDEHDKSYFRKMIPTYAAVLQKHLTNEEISQELFDNIPEMEHHKHKPNQVASLLFRKANEMYAERKISGEQLIIINAELQSFTDICGACERIKNTPIPYSYSAFIKKFIFFYVMSLPFGYSFDLGFYVAPVVVFIFYVLASLELIAEEIEDPFGTDENDLPMKKISENIKKHVEELL; encoded by the coding sequence ATGATTTCTTACAATACCAAAGAATGGTTCACCTTTATCTTCCGTTTTCATAAAGCCGATACTTTCCGGAAATTACTACCCATTATGCTTGCGATTGGGGCATATGCTGCATTGCTGGGCTATCTTGAGGTCGAATATTTCCATCTTTCCGAAAAAAATTACATCCGCAAAATCACCATTATGCATGGTATGCTGGGGTTCGTAATTTCGCTTTTACTGGTATTCCGCACCAATACCGCTTATGACCGCTGGTGGGAAGGCCGTAAGATGTGGGGTGCTTTGGTAAACAACAGCAGGAACCTTGCGCTTAAGGTTGCAGCCATATCCAACGATGAACATGATAAAAGTTATTTCAGGAAAATGATTCCGACGTATGCCGCGGTGTTGCAGAAACACCTCACGAACGAAGAAATCAGTCAGGAATTGTTTGACAATATCCCGGAAATGGAGCACCATAAACACAAACCAAACCAGGTCGCTTCTTTGCTTTTCAGAAAAGCGAACGAAATGTATGCTGAGAGGAAAATATCGGGTGAACAACTCATCATCATCAACGCGGAGTTGCAGTCATTCACAGATATATGCGGTGCCTGCGAAAGGATTAAAAACACGCCCATCCCCTACTCTTACAGCGCTTTCATCAAAAAATTTATTTTCTTTTATGTGATGTCGCTGCCTTTCGGCTATTCATTCGATCTCGGGTTTTATGTTGCTCCGGTCGTGGTTTTCATATTTTATGTATTGGCAAGCCTCGAATTGATCGCGGAAGAAATCGAAGATCCATTCGGAACCGATGAAAATGACCTGCCGATGAAGAAAATTTCAGAAAACATTAAAAAACACGTAGAGGAGCTACTTTAA
- a CDS encoding TolC family protein produces MNMKKKSGMKNSKLLIALLFCFGWIKTEAQTVLTVEEAVKTALENNYDIRIASNELSIDKTNVTLGNAGALPTVTANVVDNNGIQNSKQTRSDGTVNELDNAKNNSLNYGVGLNWTVFDGLRMFARYDQLKELQKLGEAELRLAILTRISDVISTYYIIAQQQQQLAALDTTIVISKQRLELANNRYTIGKASKLEVLNAQVDLNTDTTNLLRQKELYANTKIALNQLMARDPQIDFFVIDDIQIDKTLQLDELINLAQKQNPQLETQIINKRVAELQLKQVKAGRYPIIGINTGYNFARTESSLGFTIQTQSRGLTYGFTATMNLFDGFNQHRNEKVAKLQIENSQILIEQQTENLKTQLASAFQTYLTNMQLAELEQKNEEIAKQNLDITMEKFRIGTIPTIEFRTAQLNYVTAQTRSSDARFQAKLSEVALKELAGNLKF; encoded by the coding sequence ATGAATATGAAAAAGAAATCAGGCATGAAAAACAGTAAGCTATTGATCGCACTATTGTTCTGTTTCGGATGGATAAAAACTGAAGCACAAACAGTTTTGACGGTTGAAGAAGCAGTGAAAACGGCATTGGAAAACAATTACGACATCCGCATCGCATCAAACGAACTAAGCATAGATAAAACCAATGTCACATTGGGGAATGCAGGTGCGTTGCCGACGGTCACCGCGAATGTCGTCGACAACAACGGCATCCAGAATAGTAAACAAACCCGCTCTGACGGTACGGTAAATGAATTGGATAATGCCAAAAACAACAGCCTGAATTATGGTGTCGGGCTAAACTGGACCGTATTTGACGGACTTCGGATGTTTGCCCGTTACGACCAATTGAAGGAACTGCAGAAACTCGGGGAAGCCGAATTAAGGCTGGCGATCCTTACACGCATCAGTGACGTGATTTCTACGTATTATATTATCGCGCAGCAACAACAGCAATTAGCCGCACTGGACACGACTATTGTCATTTCGAAGCAGCGATTGGAATTGGCCAACAACCGTTACACTATTGGGAAAGCATCCAAATTGGAGGTATTGAATGCGCAGGTCGATTTAAATACCGATACGACCAATCTGCTTCGCCAGAAGGAATTGTATGCCAATACCAAAATCGCCCTGAACCAGCTCATGGCGCGCGACCCGCAAATCGATTTTTTCGTAATAGATGACATACAAATTGATAAAACTTTACAACTCGACGAACTGATTAACCTGGCTCAGAAACAGAATCCGCAGCTCGAAACGCAAATCATCAATAAGCGCGTTGCAGAATTGCAATTGAAGCAGGTCAAAGCCGGACGATATCCCATCATCGGCATTAATACAGGATACAATTTTGCGCGTACCGAATCCAGCCTTGGATTTACCATACAAACCCAGTCTCGCGGACTTACCTATGGTTTTACGGCCACGATGAATCTTTTCGATGGGTTCAACCAGCACCGAAATGAGAAAGTGGCAAAATTACAGATCGAAAATTCACAGATCCTAATCGAGCAACAGACGGAAAACCTCAAAACACAATTGGCTTCCGCATTTCAGACGTATCTTACCAATATGCAATTGGCAGAACTGGAACAAAAAAATGAAGAAATCGCAAAGCAAAATCTCGACATTACGATGGAAAAGTTCAGGATCGGAACCATCCCTACTATTGAATTTCGTACCGCGCAGCTTAATTACGTGACGGCACAAACACGCAGCAGCGATGCCCGGTTCCAGGCCAAGTTATCAGAAGTTGCGCTGAAGGAACTTGCCGGAAATCTCAAATTTTAG
- a CDS encoding efflux RND transporter permease subunit: MSLSTLSIRRPVFTIVINLVIVLFGIIGYTYLGVREFPSIDPAQISVRTNYTGANADIIESQITEPLEKAINSIDGIRNITSSSNQGSSNITIEFKLEKSLEEAANDVRDKVSQAVRSLPQDIDAPPVVSKADADSEPIITMTVQSDTKDALELSDYAENVIAERLQTIPGVSSVQIWGQKKYAMRLWVDPVKLTSYGVTVADVRTALEKQNVELPSGKLTGANTELTVKTMGNLSEAAQFNNIVILAEGEKTVKFSDIGRAELGPENLETKMSESGLPMVGLAIIPQPGTNYIDIANAFYEQYDNLKKTLPGDMKLNVAIDNSVFIKKSVVEVAETLGIALILVILIIYLFFRDWAIAFRPLIDIPVSLIATFFIMYLCGFSVNVLSLLAIVLATGLVVDDGIVVTENIFKKVEEGMSPIEAAIKGSNEIFFAVISISITLAAVFLPIIFLEGFVGRLFREFGVVIGAAVLISAFVSLTLTPMLNAYLMKGGEQKKSKFYNLTEPYFVKLNQGYAGSLSKFMKRKWLSFPIIIICVGIIVLFFKILPKETAPYDDRSFVGVNVTAPEGATYDYTDRFMQELTQLINDSIPEKKVSLVITSPGFGSSSVNSGRIRIALKEPGERERSQKEIADDLTKWTKKYSEAKTNVSEQPTIAVNRRGGMPIQYIIQAPNFEKLREKIPQFMDLANQNDTFSNVDVNLKFNKPEINVTIDREKAESLGISVLDVAQTLQLSLSGQRFGYFMRNGKQYQVIGQFDEKDRDSPLDLTSMSVKNNKGQLIQLDNVVKTEEKSSPPQLYHNNRYLSATISAGLSPGKSISDGIEAMDEIKAKVLDDTFTTDLGGESRDFVESSSNTSKAFGLAVLLIFLILAAQFESFIDPLIIILTVPMAVAGALFSLWLFGQTWNIFSQIGTVMLIGLVTKNGILIVEFANQLREQGKPKLEAIMEASEARLRPILMTSLAISLGALPIALSLGAAATSRIGMGVVIVGGTIFSLVLTLFVIPAMYLMWSRAKKHHPEFDHIDEYEKEIRHEKQ, encoded by the coding sequence ATGAGTTTATCTACCTTAAGCATCCGAAGGCCGGTTTTTACGATTGTCATCAATCTCGTGATCGTGCTTTTTGGAATTATCGGTTACACCTATCTTGGCGTAAGGGAGTTCCCGTCGATTGATCCGGCACAGATTTCCGTCCGGACGAATTACACCGGTGCCAACGCCGATATTATAGAATCCCAGATTACCGAACCGCTCGAAAAAGCCATCAATTCCATCGATGGAATCCGGAATATCACTTCTTCCAGCAATCAGGGGTCCAGCAATATTACGATAGAATTCAAGCTTGAGAAAAGCCTCGAAGAAGCTGCAAATGATGTACGCGATAAAGTGTCACAAGCCGTCCGTAGCCTTCCGCAGGATATTGATGCTCCTCCGGTAGTATCCAAAGCCGATGCCGATTCCGAGCCTATCATCACCATGACCGTTCAAAGCGATACGAAAGACGCTCTGGAACTCAGCGATTATGCCGAAAATGTAATTGCTGAGAGATTGCAGACGATTCCCGGCGTGAGCAGCGTGCAGATCTGGGGACAAAAGAAATACGCGATGCGCCTTTGGGTTGATCCTGTAAAACTCACTTCCTATGGTGTAACCGTTGCTGATGTACGAACCGCATTGGAAAAACAGAATGTCGAACTGCCATCCGGGAAACTCACAGGAGCAAATACTGAACTCACGGTGAAAACGATGGGGAATTTATCCGAAGCAGCGCAATTCAATAACATCGTCATTTTAGCGGAAGGCGAAAAGACCGTAAAATTCAGCGATATCGGCCGTGCAGAATTAGGTCCTGAAAACCTTGAAACCAAAATGTCGGAATCTGGCCTGCCGATGGTCGGACTTGCGATTATTCCGCAGCCTGGAACCAATTATATCGACATTGCCAACGCCTTTTACGAGCAATACGACAACCTTAAAAAAACATTGCCTGGCGACATGAAACTCAATGTGGCTATCGACAACAGCGTCTTTATCAAAAAATCGGTGGTTGAAGTAGCGGAGACCCTGGGCATAGCATTAATTTTAGTAATCCTGATCATTTACTTGTTTTTCAGGGATTGGGCGATTGCATTCAGGCCGCTGATCGATATTCCCGTGTCGCTGATCGCTACTTTTTTCATTATGTATTTGTGTGGCTTTTCGGTAAATGTACTGTCATTGCTGGCGATTGTACTGGCCACAGGATTGGTTGTGGATGACGGTATCGTGGTAACCGAAAATATCTTCAAGAAGGTCGAGGAAGGCATGTCTCCGATTGAGGCTGCAATTAAGGGCTCAAATGAGATCTTTTTTGCGGTCATTTCCATTTCCATCACGCTGGCAGCAGTGTTCCTTCCGATCATTTTCCTGGAAGGATTTGTGGGAAGGTTGTTCCGTGAATTTGGCGTAGTGATTGGCGCCGCGGTGCTGATTTCCGCATTTGTTTCGCTTACGCTTACGCCAATGCTGAATGCCTACCTGATGAAAGGCGGCGAACAGAAAAAGTCGAAATTCTACAACCTCACCGAGCCGTATTTTGTGAAATTAAACCAGGGTTACGCCGGATCGCTTTCGAAATTCATGAAACGGAAATGGCTCAGTTTCCCGATCATTATCATCTGCGTCGGAATCATCGTCCTGTTCTTTAAAATATTGCCAAAAGAAACAGCGCCTTATGACGACCGGAGTTTCGTAGGCGTCAATGTCACCGCTCCCGAAGGCGCGACTTATGATTACACCGACCGTTTCATGCAGGAACTGACACAGCTGATCAACGATTCTATTCCGGAGAAGAAAGTCAGCCTCGTCATCACCTCGCCTGGTTTCGGTTCGTCGTCGGTAAACAGCGGAAGGATCCGCATCGCCTTGAAGGAACCTGGCGAAAGGGAACGCAGCCAGAAGGAAATCGCCGATGATCTTACGAAATGGACCAAGAAATATTCCGAGGCCAAAACCAACGTTTCCGAACAACCGACCATTGCCGTAAACCGTCGTGGTGGTATGCCGATACAATATATCATCCAGGCACCGAATTTTGAAAAACTGCGTGAAAAAATTCCGCAGTTCATGGATCTGGCAAACCAAAACGACACTTTCTCCAATGTTGATGTCAACCTGAAATTCAATAAACCAGAAATCAATGTGACCATCGACCGTGAAAAAGCGGAAAGTTTGGGTATTTCAGTTTTAGATGTCGCGCAAACCTTGCAATTATCCTTAAGCGGTCAACGTTTCGGCTATTTCATGCGTAACGGAAAGCAGTACCAGGTGATTGGGCAATTTGATGAAAAGGACCGGGACTCGCCTTTAGACCTGACTTCCATGTCCGTCAAAAATAACAAGGGGCAACTGATACAATTGGACAATGTGGTAAAAACGGAAGAAAAAAGCAGCCCGCCGCAGTTGTACCATAATAACCGTTACCTGTCTGCTACCATTTCCGCTGGTTTGTCCCCGGGCAAAAGCATCAGCGATGGCATTGAAGCGATGGATGAAATTAAGGCTAAAGTTTTAGACGACACTTTCACTACCGACTTGGGCGGCGAATCGCGCGATTTCGTAGAAAGCAGTTCCAATACCTCCAAAGCATTCGGATTGGCGGTATTGCTTATTTTCCTGATACTTGCGGCACAATTTGAGAGTTTTATCGATCCATTGATTATCATCCTTACCGTACCGATGGCGGTCGCAGGCGCTTTATTTTCATTATGGCTTTTCGGGCAGACGTGGAATATCTTCAGCCAGATCGGAACAGTGATGCTGATCGGATTGGTCACCAAGAACGGGATTTTGATTGTTGAATTCGCAAACCAATTGCGGGAACAGGGAAAACCAAAACTCGAAGCGATCATGGAAGCTTCCGAAGCCAGGTTACGACCGATATTGATGACGAGCCTCGCGATTTCCTTGGGTGCCTTACCGATTGCCTTGTCTCTCGGTGCTGCAGCGACAAGCCGCATCGGGATGGGTGTCGTGATCGTAGGCGGGACGATATTTTCATTGGTTTTGACGTTATTTGTGATCCCGGCGATGTACCTGATGTGGTCACGCGCCAAAAAACACCATCCGGAATTTGACCATATTGATGAATATGAAAAAGAAATCAGGCATGAAAAACAGTAA
- a CDS encoding efflux RND transporter periplasmic adaptor subunit — protein sequence MKIKYIVYTLIVVGLGALIFYRIKENKSENDKSKDPKSKNKTAKVSGIVIVPQTFENNLSLSGSIEADEQVEIRSEVSGIVEGIYFKEGVNVSKGQVLFKVNDVELRAQLRQQETKENLASENERRAGLLLKKEAISQEEYDIARADFKSAQAQTQLIRAQIGKTSVRAPFSGKIGLRSISPGTYITPDVLVAKLVNVSQLKITFSIPEKYAGQMKLNTPLSFTVAGSTSSYTAKIYAIEPEISVTTRTLQIRAVADNKDGKLLPGTFADIELPLQKINDAIVIPSEAIVPVQDGKKVFTVQNGKAKENKVETETRTDKDVLILSGLKAGDTVLTSGVMSLKDDAPVKVMLKKQ from the coding sequence ATGAAAATAAAATACATTGTCTACACCCTTATCGTTGTTGGACTTGGCGCATTGATTTTTTACAGAATTAAAGAAAATAAATCCGAAAACGACAAATCCAAAGACCCAAAATCAAAAAATAAGACAGCCAAAGTCAGCGGTATTGTCATCGTTCCCCAAACATTCGAAAACAATCTTTCACTTTCCGGCTCGATAGAAGCCGATGAACAGGTTGAAATCCGCAGCGAGGTTTCCGGGATTGTTGAAGGGATTTATTTTAAGGAAGGGGTGAATGTTTCCAAAGGACAGGTGCTTTTTAAAGTCAACGATGTCGAGCTGCGCGCGCAACTCCGCCAACAGGAAACCAAAGAAAATCTCGCTTCAGAAAACGAACGAAGGGCCGGATTGCTTTTAAAAAAGGAAGCCATCAGCCAGGAAGAATATGATATTGCGCGCGCCGACTTCAAATCAGCCCAGGCACAAACGCAATTGATCCGGGCCCAGATTGGGAAAACTTCGGTCAGGGCACCGTTTTCCGGCAAAATAGGATTGCGTTCGATTTCGCCCGGCACCTACATTACCCCTGACGTACTGGTGGCAAAACTTGTCAATGTTTCCCAATTGAAAATCACGTTCAGCATCCCTGAAAAATACGCCGGACAAATGAAGCTGAACACTCCATTGTCATTTACGGTTGCCGGTTCCACTTCTTCTTATACTGCAAAAATTTATGCCATCGAACCTGAGATTTCAGTAACGACGAGAACCCTGCAAATCCGCGCTGTGGCTGACAATAAAGACGGGAAACTACTTCCCGGCACTTTCGCTGATATCGAATTGCCTTTACAAAAAATCAACGATGCGATTGTAATCCCGTCCGAAGCGATCGTGCCGGTACAGGATGGCAAAAAAGTATTTACGGTCCAGAACGGCAAAGCCAAAGAAAACAAGGTTGAAACTGAAACCCGCACCGATAAAGACGTACTCATACTTTCCGGGCTTAAGGCGGGAGATACCGTCCTTACTTCCGGAGTCATGTCGCTAAAAGATGACGCACCGGTGAAGGTAATGCTCAAAAAACAATAG